One segment of Chelonia mydas isolate rCheMyd1 chromosome 13, rCheMyd1.pri.v2, whole genome shotgun sequence DNA contains the following:
- the ID1 gene encoding DNA-binding protein inhibitor ID-1 isoform X2, protein MKVASAAAASPGPSCALKRVRLGGGAGEAVRCLSEQSVSLSRAAGGSPRGLPLLEQAEQAAAAASLLYDMKGCYSRLQALVPTLPRHRRVSKVEILQHVIDYIWDLQLELQHPPARGQPLGGGPDGEPGGAAEAACVSASDRILCH, encoded by the exons ATGAAGGTCGccagcgccgccgccgcctcccccggGCCCAGCTGCGCCCTGAAGCGGGTGCGGCTGGGCGGGGGCGCGGGCGAGGCCGTGCGCTGCCTGTCGGAGCAGAGCGTGTCGCTGTCGCGGGCCGCCGGCGGCTCCCCGCGGGGGCTGCCGCTGCTGGAGCAGGCGGAGCAGGCGGCGGCCGCGGCCTCGCTGCTCTACGACATGAAGGGCTGCTACTCGCGGCTGCAGGCGCTGGTGCCCACGCTGCCCCGCCACCGCCGCGTCTCCAAGGTGGAGATCCTGCAGCACGTCATCGACTACATCTGGGAcctgcagctggagctgcagcaccCGCCGGCCCGCGGCCAGCCCCTGGGGGGCGGCCCCGACGGGGAGCCCGGCGGCGCCGCCGAG GCCGCTTGTGTGAGTGCCAGCGACAGGATCCTCTGCCACTGA
- the ID1 gene encoding DNA-binding protein inhibitor ID-1 isoform X1 — MKVASAAAASPGPSCALKRVRLGGGAGEAVRCLSEQSVSLSRAAGGSPRGLPLLEQAEQAAAAASLLYDMKGCYSRLQALVPTLPRHRRVSKVEILQHVIDYIWDLQLELQHPPARGQPLGGGPDGEPGGAAEQAACVSASDRILCH, encoded by the exons ATGAAGGTCGccagcgccgccgccgcctcccccggGCCCAGCTGCGCCCTGAAGCGGGTGCGGCTGGGCGGGGGCGCGGGCGAGGCCGTGCGCTGCCTGTCGGAGCAGAGCGTGTCGCTGTCGCGGGCCGCCGGCGGCTCCCCGCGGGGGCTGCCGCTGCTGGAGCAGGCGGAGCAGGCGGCGGCCGCGGCCTCGCTGCTCTACGACATGAAGGGCTGCTACTCGCGGCTGCAGGCGCTGGTGCCCACGCTGCCCCGCCACCGCCGCGTCTCCAAGGTGGAGATCCTGCAGCACGTCATCGACTACATCTGGGAcctgcagctggagctgcagcaccCGCCGGCCCGCGGCCAGCCCCTGGGGGGCGGCCCCGACGGGGAGCCCGGCGGCGCCGCCGA GCAGGCCGCTTGTGTGAGTGCCAGCGACAGGATCCTCTGCCACTGA